tctatctatctatctatctatctatctatctatctatctaatcctgccaactacactatctatcgatctaatcctgccaactacgctatctatctatctatctatctatctatctatctatctatctatctaatcctaccaactacactatctatctatctatctatctatctatctatctatctaatcctaccatctacgctatctatctatctatctatctatctatctatctatctatctatctatctatctatctatctatctaatcctaccatctacgctatctatctatctatctatctatctatctaatcctaccaactacactatctatctatctatctatctatctatctatctatctatctatctatctatctaatcctaccatctacgctatctatctatctatctatctatctatctatctatctatctatctatctaatcctaccaactacactatctatctatctatctatctaatcctaccatctacgctatctatctatctatctatctatctatctatctatctatctatctaatcctaccaactacactatctatctatctatctatctatctatctatctatctatctaatcctaccatctacgctatctatctatctatctatctatctatctatctatctatctatctatctaatcctaccatctacgctatctatctatctatctatctatctatctatctatctatctatctatctatctatctatctatctaatcctgccaactacactatcatctacctatctatctatctatctatctatctagatgctgatggatttgtgaaataccaatgggttcccATTTTTATAAGGACTTTCAGTGCATACAGTAACACCAACTAAGTCCATGTTTTCCTGTCTGTTAgggtcctgctaggtagcctaacacacaaaaaaaatttcattttttactttctcgtataggaagtatagagaaagtattgtaatcaacgtcaagattttgatgaattttgacatGTTAGACCTCCCTGATTTTCTCGTATATGAAGGGAAAGTATCGAAATCaactaaaaattccatttcaagattttggaaGGGGCCGGCTTGACCGTTGTGGTCGACATACAGTCAAGTAAATGTGACGTTCATTTGTTTAAAGTGACATGGTAAGGTGAATGTGGTCGGCCTATGTGACATACCCCACAAGTAGAGGTCGTGTAATTTGACATCAGATTTACTGACCCACTTAATGACTTTCTGATAGACTTACTGTGTAGTGTTAGAAGATGTTGgttatacatttattaattattaaactactttgattttttactttctcatataccaaGTATAGGGAAAGCAtcgtaatcatccaaagattcaatgccaagattttgatgaatttcgacATGTTAGACCTCCCTGATTTTCTCGTATATGAAGGGAAAGTATCAAAATCaactaaaaattccatttcaagattttgtaaGGGGCCGGCTGACCATTGTGGCCGACATACAGTCAGTAAGTGTGACGTTCATTTCTTTAAAGTGACATGGTAAGGTGACTGTGGTCGGCTTATCTGACAAACCCCACGAGTAGTAGAGGTCGTGTAATTTGACATCGGATTTACTGACCCACTTACTGACTTTCTGATAGACTTACTGTGTAGTGTTAGAAGATGTCGGTTATacatttattaatgtttacaCTACATTGCTGTTTTACTTTCTCatttacgaagtatagggaatgtattgtaatcgtccaaaaatttcatttcgagattttgatgaatctcaatgttttagacctctctgactttctcgtatatgaagtatagggcaagtattggaatcctccaaagaattccattttgagattttgatgaatctcgatgttttacatctccccgagtccgaaaatactgtTTTTGCAATTActtctgtgtgggtgtgtgtgtgtgtaaacacgataacttgagtacccTTTCActcaggtcaaccaaattttgcctacaagtattaggtacaaaacatagatttctatccaCCTTTGGGGtatttctgttaaccggaagtgaaaccttaccttttattcatgcagctggagagtccaatttattcaactttacttttataataattgttcagtaaattattaatttgatttgttgttgatggttctttaatgaacataatataaaaattgtggtttattcctcaaatatccatcccaatttctgagtatatgagaaagttgaggggaggcCACACCTGATTGTCTTTCTACGtatcaggaagtttttcaaagcacaaagaagtgACTCCATAAGCAAAGAATGCTTCCCAGAATGCAATGGTGTTTTGTCAAGAATTGGTTCCATGAGGAACCATGcaaaccagtaaagaaccataaagggCCATTAAAGAAGCAGCATTTCTAAGAGTGATTGTGTTTAGAAAATATAGCTAAGGGAAATTATACAAATGTTTCAGAATAGAATCTAAGTAACTCTATCCCTTTCATTAAacttaaattatatttgtttgttaaactttttaaaatgttaatatttatttagtttaggGTACATGTTTTTCTTATGGCAATCcaactgaaccttattttgctACATTCTAATAAAAACTGTGAACAGTGGTTCAATCTAATAGATGCACGTAGCATACATTTTTGCTTGAGCATGGACTTGTTCACTGTTTTTGgtattaattacttttaatttgttttttaaaatctttaaaaatgatttcttatatataatcttctgcaactctgtgatggtcagtgcagTTTTCTACAGCGTGGTGTGCCGGGCTGGTAACTTCACTTCAGGAGCGGCCCACCGAATgcacaagctaattaaaagtgcagactcagttatgggatgccaactggacctgctggaggtctTAGTGAagcagagaatgaagacaaacccgagtgccattatgaaaatagctgcatgtcttctctcattgGCGTACCCACACTAaggactttcaaccaatgaaTTATTTGGCAGAGGTGTgggaagaagggggggggggttcccgCATAGCACCTCACTTGGGACTGGGacggccaagtcagaagttttctttttttttttttaaatctcttcctttttttattcattcttgtctatggtgtgtgtgtgaattgattatttatttaaacagatcaaataaatacataaagagcttctgtgaaaagacaattttcccaTAGAGACAAATAGAGCTTTATCTATCAGATATATAGTGTCTTGCATATCTATCTTAAATTAAATACACACATTAAACATCCCCAATAGTTCAGATTATCATGACTTGTACTCACAAATTTGAAGTGAGGACCccaattgtattttaaaaatctgccaTTTCTGGATCTTGTTACTGATCTAAATACATTAAGGATATTTCTGCAACCTTCACGTTGCTCGTTCTTTCTAGAGAACCAAAAAGTGTTCCCCCTGTGGCTtgaggggtgtcaaactcaaatcctagagggctgcagtgactgcaggtttccgTTCCAGGTGGGGCCGGCTCCAGGTAGAGGCTGAGTAGGCACTTGCCCACGGACACCAGGGTCACGAGGGACTCCTTGCGTTCTTCCATCGCTGGTTCCTGAGACATgaaccaaaccccccccccccgacttcATTTGCGATCATGAAAACACTGATCTACAAGGGGAGCCCAACTCCTCCTTTACAGATCTAAAAGAAGTGGGTCTCTCTTTCACCTGGCTCAACGAACCCTTCTGCTGCCCCTAATTGCGGCCACTTTCATCATTAAATGACGAGGATAAAACGGGCTtcatttaccttcatttttattatctTACCTTTTAACATTCCGATTGTgcgacttttccagcgatttgtGGCCATTTCCTTCTGTTACATAATCTTTGTAAGTTGCAGGCGGTGGCCAGCAGTCATTTAGTCTGACATGTGCCCCTTTTTCTGCAAGTTGGTGGGTAACACCAACCATTTTTCCCctcatatttttaaagaaaccaGAGGCTAGAGCCATTCTCGTTTTTCCATTACCGTACTCACATGAGCCCGTACTCGACCACCCACATCCCTGACTTTCCCCCCAGGATTTTCCTACATCTTTAAAGTCGAGCTAACATGTGTTCTTTTTAATGAAAGCTTTATTGGTTGACAGTACACAAATGTTAAAACAATCAGCCTGAACATTAAAAATGGTTTTCCCCTTCATCTGCAGCCACACTCATCCACCACCATGTCTTCGTAATGCCGGAGGACCACGTTATCGTTGTTGTCATAGTAAAGCATCGAGATGGGTGATAATTTAATAGGAACACAGCACGGTTGTGGAGTGCCTTTTGGGTCGAAGGAGTGAACCAGTGTCTGAAGGATGGCATGATTGGTTCCATTGAGACTCTCACTTAATGGAAATGGGCACTCCCCCTGGCAGTAGTTGGCCATGTATCCCTGGGGGGCGATTATCCAGTCTTGCCACCCGACATCCTTGAAATCAACATATAGCCTTCTGGGCTTGCAGACATTACTGGGTGTCACGGGCAGGTAGTAAGCACTTCGCTTCCTCCTCGACCTGCACTGAAGGGGGTTCAGAGAGACCACCACTAGAGATGTGCTGAAGATGGGCCGAGCCCTGAAATGGTGAGGGTGTATGGAACTGTCCATAGCCAGCAAACCATCAGATCTTGTCTTCGCAGGGTGCAGGGCGAGGACCAGGCCGATGTTCTTCTGGTGATCCCTCCATACCTGCGCCAGTTTCGTGAGGTTAAAATGAATCGTTTTATGAGAGGGCTCCAGTGATTGGGACAGGAGCAGTTTTCGGTTAGACTCGTGTGGTACTCCCTTCAAAGGcgtctttacatttttaaaaagcgaCAAGCTAAAAGTCTCGGCATTGCTAAAGAGGTCATAAAAGTTGTGGTCGAAGCTCACCTCCAGCTGCGCCATGGTGAGCTCTTCAACGTCCTCCAAGACGGACATATTGAAGTAAAGAAGTTTCTCCAGACATGTTGAGCACTGACTGCTTGTTACTGGGATGGCGGCTCCTGAAGGGGACATAAAAACAAACCTGAATTAACATAAGCCGCCCCAATTAAGGATTTAGTTTATTAGGGAGAAAAACCATAATAAACAGGAATAGTCGtgtcaaacatttgaaatattaaaagtttaaaCATTATCGATTTTAATAGAAATTCTTCACCCTGCGATAGTGGTCCATTGAGGGCTGGTAAAGGATCACAAAGAACATCATATTTgcaatcactgaccttgaagttGTCACCAGATGCCTATGTCTGAAATTTGTAACCTTGTGGGAGTCCCTCTTACTGtgctaggaccaccggtaaagaatcggGTATCAAAGTTGTGTGTTTTTATGaaattttgaggttgctgatcaccaCGTCTGTATTACCgaactccattttttatttattaacttttttggaatggagtaactttgacccctcgtattCCATTAGgtggtcagttgatgtggcaccCACCAATCcaaatccttctgatcattttctctgaagacacctattggtttactctatcataagggttgaagaaaaaaaaaaaaaaaaagtgtcacattttccattccaaccgatggtgcatcagaaacattgctCCAAAAGTCTTCGATGCACCATCgattggaatggaaaatgcaatccATATGttacttggtatgggatttgtaaaagcactgcTATCGTCTGTgacctgttggaataacaaatttattttatcactacaaaaggtttgtgatgcaccatctgttaaaatAACCGAGACAGCAACCAAGTGAATGCAAAAATGCATA
The sequence above is drawn from the Erpetoichthys calabaricus chromosome 15, fErpCal1.3, whole genome shotgun sequence genome and encodes:
- the gdf3 gene encoding protein DVR-1; its protein translation is MMGADVKWTLLTFALCFPFTACFGDDLTTQERLFLSSMGLSSRPKPSTRIPVPSMLWKIFETKAMPDASGSDSCRVAEFNVRGNIVRYIQDQGAAIPVTSSQCSTCLEKLLYFNMSVLEDVEELTMAQLEVSFDHNFYDLFSNAETFSLSLFKNVKTPLKGVPHESNRKLLLSQSLEPSHKTIHFNLTKLAQVWRDHQKNIGLVLALHPAKTRSDGLLAMDSSIHPHHFRARPIFSTSLVVVSLNPLQCRSRRKRSAYYLPVTPSNVCKPRRLYVDFKDVGWQDWIIAPQGYMANYCQGECPFPLSESLNGTNHAILQTLVHSFDPKGTPQPCCVPIKLSPISMLYYDNNDNVVLRHYEDMVVDECGCR